Genomic window (Candidatus Saccharibacteria bacterium oral taxon 488):
GCCGAGCACGATCATCCAAACGATGATCCGCTGCACTATCGACGCCGACTTTGCACTCATACCTTCATTATAGCAAGCTTATCGTCAGGCGCCGACTTTATCTTTTTGTTGCCACGCTTGGCGTTGCGATTAATATAATCAATAATCCGACCAGCTACATTGCGGCCCGTGACTTTTTCGATGCCAAATCCTGGACTGGCGTTCACCTCCAGCACCAGCGCGCCGCGGTTCGAGCGCATAAAATCAACGCCGGCTACCACCAAGCCCATCGCCTTGGCGGCCTTGACGCACATTTTTTGCTCGTCCGGCGTCAACTTAACGACCGTCCCCTCGCCGCCTTTGTGCAAATTGCTGCGAAAATCATCATCCAAGCTTTGCCGCTTCATGCTGGCCACCACCTGGCTACCAACCACAAATGCCCGAATATCGGTGCCGGCCGACTCCTTGATAAATTCCTGCAATAGCACGTTTGTGCCGTCAGAATTACTGAGATAAAATGCTTGCATGACCGACTTGGCAGCTTTAATTGTCTCGGCTAACACCACGCCGTTGCCATGTGTGCCGCGCGCCAGCTTGATAATCGCCGGCGTACCGCCAATCTCATCCAGTAGCACATCGATATCCGTTTCGTTGCGCGAGAACACCGTCTTTGGGATCGCCACACCAGCCCGCGCCAGTAACTGCGTCGAGCGCAGTTTATCCCGCGCCCGCGTAATGGCGATTGACCGATTCATAAAAAACGCCTGCGGATTCGCCATCTCTAGCTGCCGCACCACTGCTGTCCCGTAACGCGTCATATAGCTAGCAATCCGCGGGATGAGCACATCGAAATTACCGATCTCCTTACCACGATAAATAACCTTTGGGTGCCGCTCATCAATTGACACATAACAATTTTTATACTTAATAACCTTGACTTGATGACCACGTTTTTCAGCCTCTTCTCTGAGACGGAGGGTGGAGTAGTTGATGTTACCGTTACTGAGGATTGCAATATTCATGACTACTTATCCTTTGGTTTATGGTATTTTTTATAAAATTTGTGAGGATTTTCAGCTAGTTCTCTATTTAGCCTTATAGTCTGTGATTTCTTCGGGTTCTTTACTTCATTCATACTTACGTCAACCAAAAACTTACCGCTTAATGTCCGTCGTCCAATTAGCACTGGAAAATTATGCACAGCCCTATCAGACAGGCTAAATAACGCTTTAATCTTCTTGCCGGCCAATATAATGGTAAAATGTGTCCGATATTTTATAATTTCATGGCCAGAGGCGCTCTTAACCATCGCTACCGAATAATCGGTACGCCGAAACACCTTGCCGTTATAGTGGGGCGACCCCTTGCCGAATAGCGAAAACTTTAACACGCCATCTTTATCAACGCGAATATTACTTGCCCACACTGATGAGCCGTCCGCACCGGTGTCAACCTTAGCTGCTACACCGATA
Coding sequences:
- a CDS encoding RimK family alpha-L-glutamate ligase codes for the protein MNIAILSNGNINYSTLRLREEAEKRGHQVKVIKYKNCYVSIDERHPKVIYRGKEIGNFDVLIPRIASYMTRYGTAVVRQLEMANPQAFFMNRSIAITRARDKLRSTQLLARAGVAIPKTVFSRNETDIDVLLDEIGGTPAIIKLARGTHGNGVVLAETIKAAKSVMQAFYLSNSDGTNVLLQEFIKESAGTDIRAFVVGSQVVASMKRQSLDDDFRSNLHKGGEGTVVKLTPDEQKMCVKAAKAMGLVVAGVDFMRSNRGALVLEVNASPGFGIEKVTGRNVAGRIIDYINRNAKRGNKKIKSAPDDKLAIMKV